One genomic segment of Mastomys coucha isolate ucsf_1 unplaced genomic scaffold, UCSF_Mcou_1 pScaffold22, whole genome shotgun sequence includes these proteins:
- the LOC116071405 gene encoding disintegrin and metalloproteinase domain-containing protein 20-like → MTVLEILEHVKITLLPLCLELALFFSGWPPIGRSQYHSPPEVVIPLRLTGTYRGMNDPGWISYSLHFGGQRHIVHMKAKKKLVSRSLTVFTYTDQGALLEEQPFVQNDCYYHGYVEGDPKSMVTLTTCLGNIQGMLQTNGTTYEIKPKVISPTFEHLVYKIDWEDTEYAPIGCRITKEDAAEQLKFQENDNSTLMQSSYTGGWVHQLFLELAIVVDHGRFIFRNSNSSIVEMDVVMGVNLVDDIYRSVNLDVVLTAIEIWNAGNPYTVTTTRHMMENFCKWKQSSFNKRVVHDSAQIIVKQDFCVNDLTVSYFSGVCNIDLNCGLECIMDDSLASFRTYMTHEIGHVLGMMNDEGKYCTCERSICIMNKKLAPSDSFSNCSYEQFLETTSRKTCLHNLPNPETLITKKRCGNGVIEDEEECDCGSLKLCAQDPCCLENCSLASGAACASGLCCQNCKFMPSGTVCRKSDNPCDLPEWCNGTSNACPEDVYVEDGIHCQGGSVCFQKRCNSRDEQCRKLFGEGAKNANKSCYIAMNTRGDRFGHCGMKNTKYLRCNEKDALCGRVQCENVTEVPHLHNHSTVHSTHINGHSCWSTDYHFGMNVPDIGEVKDGTECGSEFFCLGRKCVFMPQWEKSCKPMACNKRGTCNNKHHCHCNEHWAPPSCLYKGFGGSIDSGPPPKTLSFQVVLIVFIIWIVIFSSCVFVLLGLLCLDNKRYEQRRRNAAALSRERQDNVEKSPKKEEKSTGTEFKEQNQNVEKLS, encoded by the coding sequence ATGACAGTGTTGGAGATCTTGGAACATGTGAAGATTACCCTATTGCCATTGTGTCTGGAATTGGCTCTGTTCTTCTCTGGATGGCCACCAATTGGGAGATCTCAATACCACAGCCCCCCTGAAGTAGTGATACCCTTGAGACTCACAGGCACTTACAGAGGTATGAACGATCCAGGGTGGATCTCTTACAGCCTGCACTTTGGGGGTCAAAGACACATTGTCCATATGAAGGCCAAGAAGAAATTGGTATCCAGATCTCTCACTGTGTTCACCTACACTGACCAAGGTGCTCTCCTTGAAGAGCAGCCTTTTGTCCAGAATGACTGCTACTACCATGGTTATGTGGAAGGAGATCCAAAATCCATGGTTACTCTTACTACTTGCCTAGGAAACATTCAAGGAATGCTGCAGACAAATGGAACTACGTATGAAATCAAGCCCAAAGTGATTTCTCCCACATTTGAACATCTAGTGTATAAGATAGATTGGGAGGACACAGAGTATGCACCCATAGGGTGTAGAATAACAAAAGAAGATGCAGCAGAGCAATTGAAATTTCAAGAGAATGACAATTCCACTCTGATGCAAAGTTCTTATACAGGAGGGTGGGTCCACCAATTGTTTCTTGAACTAGCAATTGTGGTAGATCATGGAAGATTCATTTTCAGGAACAGTAATTCATCAATTGTGGAGATGGACGTAGTCATGGGAGTCAATTTAGTAGACGATATTTATCGCTCAGTTAATCTTGATGTGGTTCTAACTGCAATTGAAATTTGGAATGCAGGAAACCCTTATACAGTAACTACCACACGTCACATGATGGAAAACTTCTGCAAATGGAAGCAATCCAGCTTCAATAAACGAGTGGTTCATGATTCTGCTCAGATTATTGTGAAGCAGGACTTTTGTGTTAATGATCTTACTGTGTCATATTTTTCAGGAGTGTGCAATATTGATTTGAATTGTGGTTTAGAGTGCATTATGGATGATAGCCTGGCTTCATTTAGGACATATATGACACATGAGATTGGTCATGTGTTGGGGATGATGAATGATGAAGGGAAATATTGTACATGTGAGAGAAGCATATGCATAATGAACAAAAAGCTGGCACCCTCTGATTCATTCAGCAACTGTAGTTATGAACAATTCTTAGAGACTACTTCTAGAAAGACTTGTTTACACAATCTCCCAAATCCAGAGACTCTTATTACGAAGAAACGCTGTGGGAATGGAGTGATTGAAGATGAAGAGGAATGTGATTGTGGTTCCTTAAAATTGTGTGCCCAGGATCCATGTTGTTTAGAAAACTGCAGTCTGGCATCTGGGGCAGCATGTGCTTCAGGGCTATGTTGCCAAAACTGCAAGTTTATGCCATCAGGCACAGTGTGTAGGAAAAGTGACAATCCATGTGATCTCCCAGAGTGGTGCAATGGAACCTCTAATGCATGCCCAGAAGATGTATATGTGGAGGATGGGATCCACTGTCAGGGCGGGAGTGTTTGCTTTCAAAAGCGATGTAACAGCCGTGATGAACAGTGCAGAAAACTTTTTGGTGAAGGAGCCAAGAATGCAAATAAGAGTTGTTACATAGCAATGAACACCAGAGGAGATCGCTTTGGTCACTGTGGTATGAAAAATACTAAGTATCTAAGATGTAATGAAAAAGATGCTCTGTGTGGTCGAGTACAATGTGAGAATGTGACAGAAGTTCCTCATTTGCACAACCATTCTACTGTGCATTCAACTCACATCAATGGACACAGTTGCTGGAGTACTGACTACCATTTTGGGATGAATGTACCTGATATTGGTGAGGTGAAGGATGGTACAGAATGTGGTTCAGAATTTTTCTGCTTAGGAAGGAAATGTGTCTTTATGCCACAGTGGGAAAAATCTTGTAAGCCTATGGCCTGCAATAAGAGAGGTACATGCAACAATAAGCATCACtgtcactgcaatgaacattggGCCCCACCCAGCTGCCTCTACAAGGGCTTTGGAGGCAGTATTGACAGTGGGCCCCCTCCCAAGACACTATCGTTCCAGGTGGTTTTGATCGTATTCATTATTTGGATTGTTATTTTTAGTTCATGTGTCTTCGTTTTACTTGGTCTTTTATGCTTAGATAATAAAAGATATGAGCAAAGAAGGAGGAATGCTGCAGCTTTATCTAGAGAAAGACAAGATAACGTTGAGAAGTCAcccaaaaaagaagagaaaagtacTGGAACAGAATTTAAAGAGCAAAACCAAAATGTTGAGAAGTTATCTtag